GCCTTCCAGTTGGAAAACTGATTAAGAAGGAATTTTGCATCCTCCACCAAGTGACCATACCTCCCTCCACAGCTCCCTTCTCGACCCATTGCCAAAACCACCTCCAGCGCGTCCCCTTCCACAATTAACTGTCAAAGTCTCAACATGCAACTTAGTTCTGCCAATTTTCATGCAGCGAAAGCATTGGCCATGGTGGGGTCGTTAATGTAAGGTCTATCGGAACACAATGCTGCAACTACATTACCTTCATGATCCCTTGCAATAATGCCCAACCCTATTCTCTGTGACCTATCGTCTATAGCAGCATCCCAGTTAAGTTTTATGAAACCCTATTCCGATGGCTGCCATACCATCCTTACCGGAGCTTGTTTTGGACTTTATTAATATGTCAGCTTTGTTATGTATAGgggtggcaaaacgggtaatcgggtagacccgattaggacCCGCTAAGACCTGCGACCCGATTACCCaagacacgaacacgacccgtttagctaatcGGGTTAatgggtctgacacgattatgacatgaaaaatatccgggtaacccgacacgacccgtttaacatAACAGGGTAAGATTGGGTAGATCCGACCCGACCTATACAAAGAAACACcaacaggggaaaaaaaaaaaaaaaaactatgtccttttacttctcacttttttcctccagcaaccaaacagaagcTACTCACTCGAAGCAGACAACTCCAGACTTAATCTAAGAAACCCACACAAAGAAACACCAACAAACTCATAAGACACAAACAATGATGGCTCTGGAGATCGTCAAACCCCACAGATCTTAAAACAGGTCAAATCCAAAAGTTAAACACAAACCCCTTGGATTTGCAGAAACCCAATTTTTCCCTCACATTTTCTAAACCAACGATAgatttctcggcaaccaaacgaGAGAGATAGATATAGATAGATAAGTAGATAgatagagaaatagagagaaaattgaaacgAAATTATAGGAAACAAAGTGAATGAGAAAAGTGTTGTGGCCTTAATAGCGTAGCGATAGTCCGGGCGCCGGTTTGGGTGGGGGGGAGCTGGCGGTTGCAAGGGTGTGAAAACCACACTTTTTAGATGAGAGAGAGTCCGAGGAAGATAGAGGTAGagccgagagggagagggagtGCCGNNNNNNNNNNNNNNNNNNNNNNNNNNNNNNNNNNNNNNNNNNNNNNNNNNNNNNNNNNNNNNNNNNNNNNNNNNNNNNNNNNNNNNNNNNNNNNNNNNNNNNNNNNNNNNNNNNNNNNNNNNNNNNNNNNNNNNNNNGGGACCGTGGGGCGTGGGGTGAGTCGTGAGGTGAGAGTGTGTTTAGGAATTAGGGATTTAATTTTAGGGGGATTTTTTTACATGCTTGggggattttttaaaaaaaatttaaatgggtaacgggtctggcgggtcacccgaaacccgccagacccgtttaatttaaacgtgtctggcgggtcgacccgccagacacgaatttagctgggtcttaatcgggtagacctgattaagacccgaacccaataagcccaaacccaatacctactaacttcgtgtcgtgttcgtgtcggattcgctggtcgtgtcaaaattgccggccctagtTCTGTAGTTCGAAACAAATCAAGGTTGGCGATGGTGTTTCTGAAAATGACAGAGGGTGGTAGAAATTCCCCTTCGAAAACCACATAGTTGCGTCTCAACCAGATCAACCTTGCCACCATACCTACTGTTGGGGAGAAAATCAGTCCGGTTATGTTCTCCGTACAACTTCATCGCTTACTGGGAAAACCAGTTCACCGGTTCACCAAGGGCAAGGCAATGACTATCTTTTGTGGGCCGTACCATGACCCACGTGGCCCAGAGAGCTCGCCATACAATCCCACAGGAGACGCCACATCATATGTGTTTGGCGAAGACATAGCCTCCGCCAAACAGAGTAACTACCACATACGGGATTGGTACCAGGCATGCCCCATTTGCACGGAAGGCATGGGTCACACATCCCCTCATGTAGGGCCGGGTCCACCACAAAGCATGGCAACTACGGACAGAATCTCGAAGGCACATGTGTCGTGGAATTAGCCCATTCTACCAAGCACTAATCTCAAGGTCCTTGGACGGTCGACAACAGCAATTGCTTCTAGGGTGTCAGATTAAATACACATGTATTTACAGAGTGATAACAAAACATACATGTATATAAGAAATTCATATTTGTTAATAAAGAGGGGacttaattcttcttcttcttcttcttcttcacgaTTCTCTAGTCCTGAACTCATTTCCCATACTTCTCGTATCCTATATGTAAAACCCTTGCAATCCATTCAATAATTCCCTTGGGTGACCGGAAATTGTGTAAACACCTACCATTCCCATATCTTTCTCGCCTAGTCTGCTTGCTAGCCATTCCATAATGGAGGCAAAATCATCCACGTCGCTGGTGCTTTTGTGAATGGCTTTGATGCAATCTGACCACACATCTTTGGCTGACGCATAGTTCCAAAGGATATGAGTCACAGTCTTTGGTTCCTTCCCACATATCGAGCATAATgagcaaattttcttttgttggcaGAATGTTACTACAAGCTTTCCAGAGAAATATTTTAACCACTATTGGGCCTCTAATTTGCCATACTGGACACCACTCTTGATTAGGGATTCGTCGTTAGAGCAGCTCCCTCTAGAGCCGTCCTCAAGTTCTTTAGCTAGGTGATATACACTTCTAACCAAAAACTCACCATTCTTAGTTCCTACCCACATCAATTGGTTCTTTTGTTTGTTGGGGCATATAGCCATCTTACAAATGCTGGAAGCCTCCTCTGGAATAAAAACCTCTTGAATAAGAGGAATGTTCCACCATTGTGTCTCAGCATCCATAAGGGCTGATACATTGGCTTCATGATCAAGAACTCTTATCGGAGACTGAATACAGTATAATGTTGGTGATGGAAGCCATCTATCAGCCCAAATTCGAATGGAATTCCCATCTCCCACCCACTAAATCAAGCCCCTCTCCAGCAGTTTTTTCCCATGCCGTAAGCTTTTCCATGCATACGAAGGGCTACGCCCTAGTGTAGAATTTAGGAAAGACTCCATAGGAAAATACTTCTCCGTCATTATTTTTGCCACCAAGGAGTTTGGGTTCTAGAGTATGCGCCATCTTTGTTCTGCAAACAAAGCCAAATTGAAACATTCTAAGTCACGATAACCCAAGCCTCCACAATTTTTTGATATACCCATATTCCTCCAACTCATCCACGCCATCCGAGAGTCATTCCCCCtatgtccccaccaaaacctaGGCATCATGGAATTTATGTCATGATACAGTGTCTGAGGCAATTGAAAGACACTCATAGTGTATGTCGGAATAGCCTAGATAACAGCTTTCAGTAATATTTCCTTCCCTGCTTAGGAAAGGAACTTCTCTTTCTAGCCATTAATTCTCTCCCAAATCCTACCCTTTATTACGGTAAAGGAGTTTACTTGATTCCTTCCGATAATAGCCGATAGGCCCAAATATTTCTCATACCGCCGAGTCGAGCTTACTCCACAACCGACATTATATGGTCTCTTGTGCTATTCTTTGTGTTTCTATTGAAAAACAAGGACGTTTTGTCCCTATTTAATTTTTGGTCTGACGTTTTTTCATAGATCTCTAGCACCTCTTTAACCCGTAGCCACTCAAAGATGTTTGCCTTGCAAAAAAGCAGACTATTGTCTACAAAGAACATGTGATTCAACCTTGTCCCTCCCTTGGTGACTGAGAGCCCCGTAATTCCTCTTTCCTCTTCCGCCTTAGTAAGAAGTGTATTAAGACCCCCCGGCACATAAAATGAAGAAGTAAGGAGAAAGaggatatttaattaattaaaattaaaggtaaaCTATAGAGTcaagttttgaaattataatCTTTagtttgatattatgttaattAATTGTTACTTATTCTAATACATTAAATTAATATCATCCAATCAATATTTAACAGTATTTATAATTATAGGATGAGTAGTTAATTACAAAACTCAAATCAAACAAACGTGCAAAATGGGCAAACGTTAAGGATGTCATTGTCAAGTCTAGCGCCGAAGTGGAGCCGGGCCTATTGGGAGCAAATGGGTGTTTCCAAACAAATACAACGAACATACTATGAAGcttctttcaagtttcaagttgAGCAATGAAACAGTCCAACCATTAATTATCGTACCTTAGTGGTCTTAATgatatattaatgtactttgCCCTAAAACAGGTCTAGATTAATTAGAGTATGCAATACGGTCTTGATCTCGTCATGTAAATTTGAATCTGTCAACTGTTAACAACATTTCCAAGCAATATAAGTTAAccatcattcttctttttctttttctttttttattttttattttttattattttttttttgacatgtccacacaagaggggggagggggattcgaactagtgacctccgcttcattaaacGTGGTCCCAGCCTATTGAACTATCTCTTGGGGACATCattcttctttatatatactTAAAATACGTCACATTATTTATTCATTGGGAAATGTATGTGATAAattgttgtaaaaaaatattattattccTTCCATTTTATACGAAATGACGTGATGTACGTGTATGttggacattaaaaaaaaaaaaacacttagagGTCTTAAAAGACGTTAAAATAACCGTTttaaatgaaagagaaatggaTGAGGTGGAATAGTCCAAGATTTAATTtcagaaagagaaatattacgCGTTCTTCTCATGTCCTTTTCCCGTCCAGATATCCACCAATGCAGAGAAGATAAAAATTTAGGACTATTGAAAAAATTGGGTTCACAATTTAGGAATATTCCACCACGCAAATGGGATTCAATTCAAACGACTAACCGTGGAGAGAATACATAAATAGAGGAGGCCAGGAGAGACAGCTCTTGTAAATAAGCCAGTTTGCGTCAAATGGATTTCACTTTCTTCGCCATAGTTTTGTTACTTGCACAAGGGGCAACAGCAGATGTTGAAAGGGGCGTTATAGGGGCGATAGTAGATTACAGCTCTCGCTTCGGCAAGGAGCAGAAAGTGGCGATGGAGATGGCGATCGAGGATGTTTATTACGACAAGACAGGCCAAAGTTGTGGTTTGCACATGAACACTTCTCAAAGGGAACCTTATCAAACAGTTGTTGCAGGTATGTAGATACATATATATGCCGCCTCTTTTTCTCAACTAAGTCATATGTTAAATGAGCATATGATGATATTTCCTTTTACATAGTTATTGCATGCCAAGATCATCCGACAAAATCTAGGTGTAGACATGTAACTTTGAACATCTTGATTTTACAGCTTGTGATCATGTTGAACAACtccaaatggttatttttaaaataggaACTATCACTCACAGGTaaggctggcaattttgacatgacccgaTAACTCGACACGAAATTACCAAGTTTGGGTTTAAtttaaacgggtttgggtcataaacgggtcagcTCGTTTATGACCGGTTTATTTTGCTCTTGACGGGTCGTGTCGCGGATCACCCAAGGGTGACCCACCAGACacgattaattttttttacttttttgttgtttaccCTTAACGGGTTTAGGTCATAAACGAGTTCATTGACCTGTTTATGACCCGTTTACTTTAATAACGGGTCAATTGGCCCGTTTATGACCCGACTAATCGCTTCTAATATAAGAAGATTCTCCTAGACCAAAAACTTGACCTAGAACTCAGAAGCTGACGAATCAAGGTGCTGGAATCGAGCAAGTTTGATCCTAGCAGTGCTGGGTTCAAACTTTTCTGGTCGGGTTCGATCCTGATAGGCGAGGTTCGAACCTGACCAAGTTTGATCCTAGCAGTGCTGGGTTCAAACTTTTCTGGTCGGGTTCGATCCTGATAGGCGAGGTTCGAACCTGACCAAGTTTGATCCTATGCTCGTCAGGTTTATTCCTAGGCTGAAGCGGTTCGAACCTGAATTGCAGGGACTGTTCTGTCCTCATTCCAAGCACTCCAGAAACCTAGAACAACCTATCCCAGCCCTAGGGAGACTCTTAAGGGTTCTTAGATTGCTAAAAGTCCAACCCACATATCATCTACGACTTCAAACACCGTATCCAAACATATTCAACACTGTTGTGAATACTTTTGCAACCCAAACAACATGTGCTATGAAATCCAACGATCAAACATACCTAGAGAACTTATCAACACACTCCTAGGTATTGACCTAATGTAAAACTTACATGCAACAGAATAGAACGCATCAAAATAATGTTTCTCTCACATTGTGAGGCTTAGAAGTACTCCCAAATAGATCTTTGGAACTGTAGAATTTCGTTTCTTCTCTCAAACCATACACCGACAGTCTCTGGGAACCTTGAAAATTGTGTAGAGGGGCTAGGGTTAGATTTAGGAATAATATATAGAGTTTAGAAGTtgcttggaggcttgacaactCTAAAAGTCTCATTTTCTCGCGTGAGGTTTGTACATGAAAAATGGGGTTTATAACCATAGGGTTTCCTAAACCCTAAGATTGAACCTGGGGGATGAGGTTTGATCCTCCCCCTAACAGGTTCGATTCTCCTGGCCAAAAACTGGCCCAAAGATCATTTCCAGTCCAAAAATCTGTCTCGACCAAGCTCAAATTGATCCCAACTAACCCTAAGGTCCAAATTACTCTATCTCTTAACTAGGGTTAGAATCAGGGTATTACACTTTCACCTAAGTTAAAACGAGAATTCACAAGACCATTCAATTTAGCATAAAATTTATCAAAGATCTCATCATCTTTCATCataatctcttcaaatttagaAGTCAACATTTGAAGCTTTGAGTGACTTCTAAAATATCTTATGCTTCCGGTAAAATTTCCATGAAGATGGCATTTTGTCAGTTGCTATTCTAATTACAAGCACTTTTAATGTGGCATTTAAAAATCATTCACAACACAGTCAATCACCAAATATTATGAAAGTTGTAATACAATTAACACATGAATTTAGTgatgaaatgaaatttttttttgaagaaatcttCAGACGTAAAACTACTATGGGATAGCCAAAGCCagaaaatcaatcaattatAGAAGAATAAAGAGTCTATAATTTGtttacacttacaaaacctttgtagttGATACGCCCTTGTACTAGACAAGTAACCCACTTTCTCCTGCCACAGTAACTCTTCTAGAACCTCTAGATAATTCTTCTACTTGTAATCCCAGAACTCCAAAGGCTAAAGgcttttttttgaaggaaagaCTTGTGTGGTTTAACCAAAAGAACCCTAAAAGAGAATTATCTTGAATTCTCTATGGTTAAAGAACTCTCTCTTAAAACGCTAAAATATAGCCTCATAGTCTTTGGAAAATTAATGTGCATAGAGATGCCTATTGATAGAGTTTCTAAAAGCTAGGTTTAATTCAAGAATTTGGAGACCCAAATAAGAAGATTTTAAGGTGGTGTTTGAACAGTACCAACCCATCGTTCGAGTAGAACTTGGTTGAAGCTAGTTCTTGACAAAGTCGTTTGGGCGGCTTAGTGAATGTTGTACTGAACGGACGTCTCTAGAACTTTGGCGTTCAAACTAGGATTCGAACGACACTCCAAACAGACTGCTTTGAAATGTCTTCAACTAGCAACCATTTTGACAATTAAACGAACGAACCACCGAACGTTGCTTATGTCTTCTCTAATGAAGCATCACATTCGGACGGTTTAACAAACAGACAAAAGAAAGACACTCTCAGGTTCTTCCATGATGCATCCCATTCTGGTGCCTCGGCGAATGGCCTAGCGAACGAACATCCTTGAGGCTATAACCATTCGAATCCTTCAACAAATACCCTAGCAAACACTCTCTTATGTAAGTCATTTTATTCATACTGTTCAAATGGTTCCAATAAATGGAGGCCAATTTACACCTAAAAATCCAAATTGCATCCAACCTTATAAgtttaacatattctaacaatttGCTTATTTGGATATAGAATTCGGCAATCTAAATCATAACAGTGTATTTTCAAAGAGAAACAACTATGTACTTCTTGTAATGGAAATAGGTTcacaaactttatttttttgttatttcataTCATAATTTCATGGTAAGGAATAAGGATGCATAATAATTCATTGTACAGAGTTGTAGGATCAAGTTCTAGGAAGTCATGTTTGTTATCATAGTAAAACAAGAAGTCTCTCGTGCATAAGTTATCACTTCTCATAAATTTTCAGCTTGGGACCTTATCAATAAGCAAAAAGTGAAGGCAATTCTATTACCACACACATGGGAAGAAGCTTCTCTAGTTGCAGAGATTGGTAACCAAGCTAAAATCCCAGTTCTTTCTATTGCCGACTCAACTCCCCTTTGGGCAACAAAGAGGTGGCCCTTCCTGCTTCAAGCTTCGCCAGACCAGAATGCACAAATGAAAGCCATCGCTGCAATTGTTGACTCTTGGGAATGGCATCAGGTCACTATAATATACGAAGACATTGACTCTTTCCGCAGTGGAGTCATACCTTATCTTATTGATGCCATACGAGAAATAGGAGCAGAAATAAGCAATCTTGTAGCCCTCTCACCATTTGATTCTTCTTCATTGTCTACAGAGCTTGAAAGCCTTAAAGGTGAACAATGTAGAGTATTTTTGGTTCATCTGTCCCTGCCATTGGCTACGCAATTTTTTGTGAAGGCTAAAGAAATGAATATGATGGAGAAAGATTATGTTTGGATAACTACAAATCCCTTTACAAGCCTTATCCATTCCCTCAACGCCTCCATCATTTCTTCCATGCAAGGAACTATAGGTGTCAAAAGCTACTACCCCCAAAAAGATCCCCATTTTCAAAACTTCCATACTAGCTTTCGTAAAAGGTTTAGCTTTGAAAATCCAGAAGAGGACAACCATGAACCTGGGACTTCGGCTATGCAGGCCTATGATGTTGTACGGACAGTGTGTTTAGCAATGAGGGAAAGAAGCAATGGCGACCAACAATTGTTAGATAAAATTATGCTGAGTAAGTTTAATGGCTTAGGTGGCAACGTTCAATTTATTGACGGAAAAGTAGCTCCTACACAAATATTTCAGATCATCAATGTGATTGGAAAGAGTTATAATGAACTTGGGTTCTGGTCATATGGAAAGGGTTTCTCAAAGACAATTGATAAGAGAGCTCAATACAATACTTCTATGAGCAGCCTGGGGCAGGTGTTTTGGCCAGGTGGGCCTCGAACCACTCCAAGAGGATGGACTCCTCCCTCAAACGCTAATCCATTGAGAATTGGTGTGCCGACCCGATCGAGTTTCAAACAATATGTGAATGTCGAACTTGATCCCTTAACAAACATTACAAATTATACAGGATTTGCAATCGATCTATTCCAAGAAACCGTTGCAAGCTTGCCATTCTACCTGCCATACAATTTATCTCCCTTTGATGGAAATTATGATGAAATGGTGGAGCAGGTTTATTTAAAGGTGCGAAGTTCTCTACTCTTTTTAACTAATCAAGTCATTATTTTTGGCCTTGATGGATATTGTTCATTAATTGCTTACATGTTTATTGAGCCATACATTACTGGATGGTTGTGTACATATCCAGGCATGTAGCAAAACTtaagttctttattttttttgaaatttttctacTTGCCCTAAATATAATACTAAAGTATGGAGCTTCCCAAAATGGGGTATCAAAGATTCCAAGGTTGCTTTGAATTCTTACATTAGTCCATAAAAATTTATGATCCTTTAAGGTTAATACCTCCGTTCTCATGAGGACTGAGTTCCCCTAAaattccttttaaatttgagattctcaaatttataaatctcaGTTGTACAtctcatctaagcgtctaaaataaatcatgtttcataatttaatgagaaagcTACTAAACCTACTTTTCCTTGAGGGTGGTTTCCTCATTAAATTCTAAAACATggtttattttaaaagcttagaTGGGATGGATGAATTTAAGAAACTCAAATTTAAGAAGAATTGTAAGGGATCTCAATCATTCTCAAACCATAATACAACAAAGTCAACATAGCAACCTCATGGATCTATTCAATATATACATCCATTAATATTTAGCTTATTAATTAGCTGCAGGATTGTAAACATTTATTTTGCTTATAATTATAACTTTCCAATGGCTAAGAAAATATCTCATAGCAACATGTTTAGAGAAACATATATCCAAATGATAAACTGTCACTTTACTTTTTAcgttaattttgattttgatttttctctcaAGTAGAAATTTGATGCGGTAGTTGGTGATGTGGCCATAGTGGCGAAGCGATATCAACATGTAGAATTCACTCACCCTTACACAGAATCAGGATTGGTAATGATAGTTCCTGTTCGCACACAAAACAGCAACAGAGCATGGCTCTTCGTGAAGCCCTTCACAAAAGCCATGTGGGTACTCGTAGGAGCCATCAGTGTCTACAACAGCTTTGTTGTGTGGTTGATAGAGCGAAAGCACCGCCCTGAACTCAAAGCTtcctttttcattcaaatgggTGTCGTGCTTTGTTCAGCCTTCACAACTTTATTCTCCTTACAaggtaaaattaaattttcttttgtctctgttaggaaattaatcctatttcccaagacccgtgagatgcgaaaaataagaagaatgcggaataacaaagataagcaatcacacacgacacaaagatttaagtgtttcggcttaacaagcctacatccagtggcggagacgatccggagaaaatccactatcaagatgtacaaactcttcttttgctggaacagatggcggctgatctctattttcttctctcactctgcagcaccctttttcttctaatcacttgtttttggctcctccaaaaaaccaccaagaagaaaacacccttgctgcccttgtacctccttctctcaaattctctcctttttctcctccctttggtgcttcacgtttttggcacacacaaatttaccttgtgctttgttccttatatagaagctttaaCTCTCTTTTTACATATTGGTTTAGGACTTCTACTGTAAGTCAAACAATGAGTCCAATAACACATAGTAGAAGGACTCTAAAACAAACTTAGACAGAAGTCttctaaacccaaaaggagtagagagCTAGTAGGGCCCAtgtgtgatgggtggcaagtcacacctaacagTCTCATATATTTTCATTGAATATATGGCTAGTTAATATCACTTTATTTCAGGCGGAAAACTACGTAGCAATCTATCACGGATGACAATGATGGTGTGGCTATTTGTGGCACTGGTCCTCACGCAAACGTATGTGGCTAACCTCACCAGTATACTCACGGTGCGACGGCTTGAACCCACAGTAACTGATGTTGAGTCCCTGCGGAATGGCAATGCAATGGTTGGATACTGTATTGGATCATTTGTGGAAAATTATTTGGTGGAAGTCTTGAACTTCCACCGGAGCAACATCAAGACTTATGACTCCGTCCAAGAATATGCCGACGCACTTAGAAGCCATAAAATAGCAGCAGTCTTTCTTGAAGCTCCTTTAGCCAAATTATTTCTTGCTAAATACTGCAAAGAGTTTATCACATCTGGACCGACTTACAAAGTTGGAGGATTCGGATTTGTAAGTATTTTAATTTGCCAgctttccctttccttttcttttcctagcAAAGCAATGCAACCTgcagctgtttttttttttggtgttcttttgtttttctgcagctctttttgtgttttgccgcctttttttttgtattgtttggGTTACCATTTCCCAACCTTTTTGTGGACTGATTTGAAAGTTGAGACTTTTGTAACCGGTGTGTTTTCCTCGTCAATAGATCTTATCCTGCTCTTGGCAATGCTCCCCTTGCAACAACCAATTACTGCATGGAGCTTCTAACGATGCCTTTTTGCCTTTCTATACTGCTTTGTGCGGCCTTTACAGAGGGGCGGATCCTTTTTGATTCTATTGCCTACCATTTTTGTACGTATTGTCTTTTCTGTTTGGGTCTTGTTGGGGAGGGAAGTTCATCCTGTTTCATTTGTGTTTGTCTATGTAACCCTTGTCCCATTATTGAatagcgaaaaaaaaaaaacaaaaacaaaaacaaaaacaaaaaaaaacaatccaacctttttgatatatatatatattgataaattatatttttcattggtTGTGCGCAGGTATTTCCGAGGGGTTCTCCGCTGCTTCCTCATGTAACTAAAGC
This genomic interval from Corylus avellana chromosome ca3, CavTom2PMs-1.0 contains the following:
- the LOC132174463 gene encoding glutamate receptor 2.8-like, which produces MDFTFFAIVLLLAQGATADVERGVIGAIVDYSSRFGKEQKVAMEMAIEDVYYDKTGQSCGLHMNTSQREPYQTVVAAWDLINKQKVKAILLPHTWEEASLVAEIGNQAKIPVLSIADSTPLWATKRWPFLLQASPDQNAQMKAIAAIVDSWEWHQVTIIYEDIDSFRSGVIPYLIDAIREIGAEISNLVALSPFDSSSLSTELESLKGEQCRVFLVHLSLPLATQFFVKAKEMNMMEKDYVWITTNPFTSLIHSLNASIISSMQGTIGVKSYYPQKDPHFQNFHTSFRKRFSFENPEEDNHEPGTSAMQAYDVVRTVCLAMRERSNGDQQLLDKIMLSKFNGLGGNVQFIDGKVAPTQIFQIINVIGKSYNELGFWSYGKGFSKTIDKRAQYNTSMSSLGQVFWPGGPRTTPRGWTPPSNANPLRIGVPTRSSFKQYVNVELDPLTNITNYTGFAIDLFQETVASLPFYLPYNLSPFDGNYDEMVEQVYLKKFDAVVGDVAIVAKRYQHVEFTHPYTESGLVMIVPVRTQNSNRAWLFVKPFTKAMWVLVGAISVYNSFVVWLIERKHRPELKASFFIQMGVVLCSAFTTLFSLQGGKLRSNLSRMTMMVWLFVALVLTQTYVANLTSILTVRRLEPTVTDVESLRNGNAMVGYCIGSFVENYLVEVLNFHRSNIKTYDSVQEYADALRSHKIAAVFLEAPLAKLFLAKYCKEFITSGPTYKVGGFGFVFPRGSPLLPHVTKALLNVSESGRLRYLENNMIASEKCSDGELVDEMSRLSPSSFWVLFMFTGSTSTVSLLVYVVCNKRFGHKIIRRLALVVMRRWWHHDQKTFPRKVHDKI